A genomic region of Desulfosarcina ovata subsp. ovata contains the following coding sequences:
- the tssJ gene encoding type VI secretion system lipoprotein TssJ → MKRLLTILSIGMLFLLIGCAAKQLPPPQWTYERDAIQMHIKADPNLNLDDGEAHTLLLCAYQLSDPNTFNQLANDQDGLYKLLECKLFGDGAAASKRMIVQPGQEITVPLDRAEGARYVALVAGYYILETERMVKMVEVPEYIEKKGFLSKTETRKPAKLAIDLLLGPQQITTISTSTPKEE, encoded by the coding sequence TTGAAACGATTACTGACCATACTGAGCATCGGGATGCTTTTTTTGCTTATCGGTTGTGCGGCCAAGCAGCTGCCGCCGCCCCAGTGGACCTACGAAAGAGACGCCATTCAGATGCATATCAAGGCTGACCCCAATCTCAATCTGGACGATGGTGAGGCCCACACCTTGCTTTTATGCGCCTATCAGCTTTCCGATCCCAATACGTTCAACCAGTTGGCCAATGATCAGGACGGTCTTTATAAGCTGCTTGAGTGCAAGCTGTTTGGGGACGGTGCCGCGGCATCGAAGCGGATGATTGTCCAACCGGGCCAGGAGATCACCGTGCCCCTGGACCGGGCCGAGGGTGCACGTTATGTGGCTCTGGTGGCCGGTTATTATATACTGGAAACCGAGCGTATGGTGAAAATGGTTGAAGTGCCCGAATACATAGAAAAAAAAGGATTCCTAAGTAAAACGGAGACCCGCAAGCCGGCAAAACTGGCGATTGATCTGCTCCTGGGGCCCCAGCAGATCACCACGATCTCCACGTCAACACCAAAAGAGGAGTAG
- a CDS encoding M48 family metallopeptidase produces MGWVILFFIVADYWVHLLADGLNLKAMTDTIPPAFETIYDPGNYRQSQDYLRTQTRFGRTVATADLMVLLVFWLGGGFAMLDGWTQGLGWGPLATGLVYIGAVVGMKTLFDQPFSIYATFVIEERFGFNRSTPATWIKDRLKGLGLAIALGGPLLLGILAFFQYAGDTAWLWCWLLVTLFGLAVQFVAPAWIMPLFNRFEPLEEGPLKSSIMDYARSIGFSLDNVQVMDGSRRSAKSNAFFTGFGRHRRIVLFDTLIDSHTTDELVAVLAHEMGHCKLRHILKMMTAGILQTGVLLYLMSLVIGSPQLSAAFYVPEPATHSGLIFFGLLYAPVDFLLGLASQSISRRHEYAADRFAATTTGHPRSLIDALKKLSVHNLSNLSPHPWYVFLNYSHPPVLARIAALEEIGNA; encoded by the coding sequence GTGGGTTGGGTGATTCTCTTTTTCATCGTGGCGGATTATTGGGTTCATCTTCTGGCTGACGGGCTTAACCTGAAGGCCATGACCGACACCATCCCCCCCGCTTTTGAAACCATTTACGATCCCGGCAACTATCGCCAATCCCAGGATTACCTGCGCACCCAGACCCGCTTCGGCCGCACAGTTGCCACCGCCGATCTCATGGTGTTACTGGTATTCTGGCTTGGCGGCGGATTTGCCATGCTGGACGGCTGGACGCAGGGACTCGGATGGGGTCCGCTGGCAACCGGTCTGGTCTATATCGGCGCCGTGGTAGGAATGAAAACCCTATTTGACCAACCCTTCAGCATTTATGCCACCTTCGTCATCGAAGAGCGATTCGGGTTCAATCGGTCCACCCCCGCCACCTGGATAAAAGACCGCCTCAAGGGGCTCGGACTCGCCATCGCGCTTGGTGGCCCCCTTCTGCTCGGTATCCTGGCCTTTTTTCAATACGCCGGAGACACCGCCTGGCTGTGGTGTTGGCTGCTGGTGACCCTGTTTGGCCTGGCGGTCCAGTTTGTCGCGCCGGCCTGGATCATGCCGCTGTTCAACCGCTTTGAACCGCTGGAGGAGGGGCCGCTGAAATCATCGATCATGGACTATGCCCGTTCCATCGGATTCTCCCTGGACAATGTCCAGGTCATGGACGGTTCCAGACGCTCCGCCAAATCCAACGCATTTTTCACCGGCTTTGGCCGCCACCGCCGCATCGTGCTCTTCGACACCCTGATTGACAGCCATACCACCGATGAACTGGTGGCGGTGCTGGCCCATGAAATGGGCCACTGCAAACTGCGCCACATTTTGAAAATGATGACGGCGGGGATCCTGCAGACCGGCGTGCTGCTCTATCTGATGTCCCTGGTCATTGGATCGCCGCAGCTGTCTGCCGCTTTTTATGTGCCTGAACCGGCCACTCATAGCGGGCTGATCTTCTTTGGTCTGCTATACGCACCGGTGGATTTTCTGCTGGGTCTGGCGAGCCAGTCCATTTCCCGCCGGCACGAGTATGCCGCCGACCGCTTTGCCGCCACCACCACCGGACACCCCCGGTCCCTGATCGATGCATTGAAGAAACTCAGCGTTCACAACCTGTCGAACCTCTCCCCGCATCCATGGTATGTCTTCCTGAATTATTCCCACCCGCCGGTACTGGCACGCATCGCGGCCCTGGAGGAAATCGGTAACGCTTGA
- a CDS encoding AAA family ATPase, with the protein MLKNDLILRNPLRLMGRENESIVPEGGFGAVFARAGVGKTALIVQVALNTMLQQKNVLHVSLNDPVEKVNLWYQEVLNSLAHQYHVRQIKELWESIQMNRFIMTFKVEGFSVPKLEERVKDLTEQQIFNPHMVIIDGLPFDDRLRTPLEGMKEFSEKHRLHLWFTVTTHRHEAPGADGLPVQLESVADLFDTVIQLQPEGKKIHICCLKGGPGDEQTGHQLLDPSTMLIRDLK; encoded by the coding sequence ATGCTGAAAAACGACCTGATCCTCAGAAACCCGTTGCGGTTGATGGGGCGCGAAAATGAATCAATCGTGCCGGAAGGGGGCTTCGGTGCCGTGTTCGCCCGCGCCGGTGTGGGCAAAACTGCGCTGATTGTTCAGGTGGCCCTCAATACCATGCTGCAACAGAAAAATGTCCTGCATGTCAGCCTGAACGACCCGGTTGAAAAGGTGAACCTGTGGTATCAGGAGGTTCTCAACAGCCTGGCCCATCAGTACCATGTACGCCAGATCAAGGAGTTGTGGGAATCCATTCAGATGAATCGCTTTATCATGACTTTCAAGGTGGAAGGCTTCAGCGTGCCCAAACTGGAAGAGCGGGTCAAGGACCTCACCGAACAGCAGATTTTCAATCCGCACATGGTCATTATCGATGGCCTGCCCTTTGATGATCGTTTGCGAACCCCGCTGGAAGGGATGAAGGAATTTTCCGAAAAGCATCGCCTGCACCTGTGGTTTACCGTCACCACCCACCGCCACGAAGCGCCGGGTGCCGACGGCCTGCCGGTCCAGCTGGAATCGGTGGCCGATCTTTTCGACACGGTGATTCAGCTTCAGCCGGAGGGGAAAAAGATCCATATCTGCTGCCTCAAGGGCGGGCCGGGGGATGAACAGACCGGGCACCAGCTGCTCGATCCATCGACCATGCTGATCCGGGACCTGAAATAG